From one Streptomyces sp. CA-210063 genomic stretch:
- a CDS encoding acyl-CoA dehydrogenase, producing MTTTADLETLLAAHESDAFSPDALAELDDREEFPDGAVRLLDDAGMPTHYVLSPDGDFSETVRLLREVARRDLTVAIAHGKTFLGSAPVWVAGTPDQAARLAERVRGGEAVCWGLTERDHGADLLASEFAAVAETGAGVDAEADAEADADADAAGGGWRLTGEKWLINNATRSTLACVLARTDPAGGGRGFSLFLVDKRRLPEGAWRNLPKIRTHGIRGADISGFALDGAPVPADALVGEEGDGIAVVLRTLQLTRIACTALSLGAADHALRLARDFVTGRELYGRRLADVPHVRRILGRAAAAALTAEAVSALSARSVHTLPGELSAISAITKAYVPTLTQETLLSLGELLGVRGFLTSPPGGGFAKLERDHRICAIFDGSTVVNRAAVLHQMPRLGRQLSRRRADTEGLRAAADLTAPLPLFDRDRLTLLSVTGCSAVQTLPDTAARMVEQGPPQAGPLIARLLTELAGLETESADFVPSTGGLPTAAFGLAERYERAYAAAACLLLWLENPPLRTGRLGTDGLWLRACLTSLLGEDDSDVFGALADVVLGMPTPEFTLWGGTA from the coding sequence ATGACCACCACGGCTGATCTGGAGACCCTGCTCGCCGCCCACGAGAGCGACGCCTTCTCACCCGACGCGCTCGCCGAGCTCGACGACCGTGAGGAGTTCCCCGACGGCGCGGTCCGCCTCCTCGACGACGCGGGAATGCCCACCCACTACGTCCTGTCCCCGGACGGCGACTTCAGCGAGACGGTACGGCTGCTGCGCGAGGTCGCCCGCCGTGATCTGACCGTGGCCATCGCCCACGGCAAGACGTTCCTCGGGTCGGCCCCGGTGTGGGTGGCCGGCACCCCGGATCAGGCCGCCCGGCTCGCCGAGCGGGTACGCGGGGGCGAGGCCGTCTGCTGGGGGCTGACCGAGCGTGACCATGGCGCCGACCTGCTCGCGAGCGAGTTCGCGGCGGTGGCCGAGACCGGCGCGGGTGTGGATGCAGAGGCAGACGCCGAGGCAGACGCGGACGCGGACGCAGCGGGTGGCGGCTGGCGGCTCACCGGCGAGAAGTGGCTCATCAACAACGCCACCCGCTCCACCCTCGCCTGCGTCCTGGCCCGCACCGACCCGGCGGGCGGCGGACGGGGCTTCAGCCTCTTCCTCGTGGACAAGCGCCGACTGCCCGAGGGCGCCTGGCGGAACCTGCCGAAAATCCGTACGCACGGCATCCGCGGCGCCGACATCAGCGGCTTCGCCCTCGACGGCGCCCCGGTGCCCGCCGACGCCCTCGTCGGCGAAGAGGGCGACGGGATCGCCGTGGTCCTCAGAACGCTCCAGCTCACCCGCATCGCGTGCACGGCGCTCTCCCTCGGCGCCGCCGACCACGCCCTGCGGTTGGCCCGCGACTTCGTCACCGGACGCGAGCTGTACGGCCGACGCCTCGCGGACGTCCCGCACGTACGGCGCATCCTCGGCCGGGCGGCCGCCGCGGCGCTGACCGCCGAAGCGGTGAGCGCGCTCTCCGCCCGCTCGGTGCACACCCTGCCCGGGGAACTGAGCGCGATCTCGGCGATCACCAAGGCGTACGTGCCGACGCTGACCCAGGAGACGCTTCTCTCGCTCGGCGAACTGCTGGGCGTACGCGGCTTCCTCACCTCGCCGCCCGGCGGCGGCTTCGCCAAACTGGAACGCGACCACCGCATCTGCGCGATCTTCGACGGCAGCACGGTCGTCAACCGCGCCGCCGTCCTCCACCAGATGCCGCGCCTGGGCCGTCAGTTGAGCCGCCGCCGGGCCGACACCGAAGGCCTGCGGGCCGCCGCCGACCTCACCGCCCCCCTGCCCCTGTTCGACCGCGACCGGCTGACGCTGCTGTCCGTCACGGGATGCAGCGCCGTGCAGACCCTGCCGGACACGGCGGCACGCATGGTGGAGCAAGGGCCACCCCAGGCGGGCCCGCTCATCGCCCGGCTGCTCACCGAACTCGCCGGGCTGGAGACGGAGTCGGCGGACTTCGTGCCGTCGACGGGTGGACTGCCCACCGCCGCCTTCGGCCTCGCCGAACGCTACGAACGCGCCTACGCCGCTGCCGCCTGCCTGCTGCTGTGGCTGGAGAACCCGCCGCTGCGCACCGGACGACTCGGTACGGACGGTCTGTGGCTGCGGGCCTGCCTGACCTCCCTGCTCGGCGAGGACGACAGCGACGTGTTCGGCGCCCTGGCCGACGTCGTACTCGGCATGCCCACACCGGAGTTCACCCTGTGGGGAGGCACCGCATGA
- a CDS encoding fatty acyl-AMP ligase yields the protein MRELLTTLREQVARNPQQPAVTFVSEFGDIRCEVRDRAELDLHSRRIASWLQERFSAGDRALLLHSPGIEFTTAFSACVYAGVIAVPAPLPGRYRHERRRLAAIARDAGVSVILTQRSDLPDVEKWVAEEGVVGVVCHPTDTGEGDPDAWIAPGVAPEMPALLQYTSGSTGDPKGVVVTQGNLVANVERMVAAFGNDSGTTYGGWIPLYHDMGLIGLMLPGLLSGSGYVQMDPMSFLRRPYHWLRMLDACDVGFTAAPDFGYELCVRRVTDEQLATLDLSRVKAADGSEPVRADVVAAFTERFARAGLRPDALIPVYGLAEATLMASATTGRAPLRTTVDASALENLELRQADGTEPSRVLVGCGAPTGSDVQVVDPDTGDALPEGRIGEIWLSGPCVTAGYWENEAATDTTFRANTTDGRGPFLRTGDLGGLLDGDLYITGRRKDVLVLHGRNLHPADIEYELRSQHEELEGLHGAVFMVGDDDGVDTAPAIVVVHEIRAHWGAERLSRIAVDMKQTAAREFGVPVAAVALVRPGGVRRTTSGKVQRSAMRALYLAGELGTLYLGEDRLLTLALAEHRRVTAR from the coding sequence GTGCGAGAATTACTCACGACACTGAGGGAACAGGTAGCGCGTAATCCGCAGCAGCCTGCCGTGACTTTCGTCTCGGAATTCGGTGACATCAGATGCGAGGTGCGCGACCGCGCGGAACTGGATCTGCATTCCCGGCGCATTGCCTCCTGGCTCCAGGAGCGATTCTCCGCAGGGGACCGAGCGCTGCTCCTCCACTCCCCGGGAATCGAATTCACCACCGCCTTCTCCGCCTGTGTCTACGCCGGCGTCATCGCCGTGCCCGCTCCGCTGCCGGGCCGCTACCGGCACGAGCGCCGCAGGCTCGCCGCCATCGCCCGCGACGCGGGGGTGAGTGTCATCCTGACCCAGCGGAGCGATCTCCCGGACGTGGAGAAGTGGGTGGCCGAGGAGGGCGTCGTCGGGGTGGTCTGCCACCCGACCGACACCGGTGAGGGAGACCCGGATGCCTGGATCGCTCCCGGGGTCGCGCCCGAGATGCCGGCGCTGCTCCAGTACACGTCGGGTTCGACCGGCGATCCCAAGGGCGTCGTCGTCACCCAGGGCAACCTGGTCGCCAACGTCGAACGGATGGTGGCCGCGTTCGGGAACGACAGTGGCACGACGTACGGCGGCTGGATCCCCCTGTACCACGACATGGGGCTGATCGGCCTGATGCTGCCCGGCCTCCTGTCCGGCAGCGGGTACGTCCAGATGGACCCCATGTCCTTCCTGCGCCGCCCGTACCACTGGCTGCGGATGCTGGACGCCTGTGACGTCGGATTCACCGCCGCGCCCGACTTCGGCTACGAGCTGTGCGTCCGACGCGTCACCGACGAGCAGCTGGCCACGCTCGACCTGTCCCGGGTCAAGGCCGCCGACGGCTCGGAACCGGTCCGCGCCGACGTGGTCGCCGCCTTCACCGAGAGGTTCGCCCGCGCGGGACTGCGGCCCGACGCGCTCATCCCCGTGTACGGCCTGGCCGAGGCGACACTGATGGCCTCCGCCACCACCGGGCGGGCGCCCCTGCGCACCACGGTCGACGCCTCGGCTCTGGAGAACCTGGAGCTGCGGCAGGCCGACGGCACGGAACCGTCCCGCGTGCTCGTGGGATGCGGGGCGCCGACCGGCTCAGACGTACAGGTCGTCGATCCCGACACCGGGGACGCCCTGCCCGAGGGCCGGATCGGTGAGATCTGGCTCAGCGGCCCCTGCGTCACCGCGGGTTACTGGGAGAACGAGGCCGCCACCGACACCACGTTCCGGGCGAACACCACGGACGGACGCGGTCCGTTCCTGCGCACGGGCGACCTCGGCGGCCTGCTCGACGGTGACCTCTACATCACCGGCCGCCGCAAGGACGTCCTCGTCCTGCACGGGCGCAATCTGCACCCCGCGGACATCGAGTACGAACTGCGTTCCCAGCACGAGGAGTTGGAGGGACTGCACGGGGCCGTCTTCATGGTCGGGGACGACGACGGCGTGGACACCGCTCCGGCGATCGTCGTCGTGCACGAGATCCGTGCCCACTGGGGTGCCGAGCGGCTGAGCCGGATCGCCGTCGACATGAAGCAGACCGCGGCCCGGGAGTTCGGTGTGCCGGTCGCGGCGGTCGCCCTGGTGCGGCCCGGCGGCGTCCGGCGGACCACGAGCGGGAAGGTGCAGCGCTCGGCGATGCGTGCCCTCTACCTCGCCGGAGAACTGGGCACCCTGTACCTCGGTGAGGACCGGTTGCTCACCCTGGCCCTGGCGGAACACCGGCGGGTGACCGCACGATGA
- a CDS encoding ABC transporter ATP-binding protein has translation MKPGEVMGLLGPNGAGKTTLVKILTTLLKPDSGRTFVNGWDVATEPEKVRSTIGMAGQYSTVDSLLTGFENLYLIAKLRGLGRPAARRVADDLLSRFRLTDVAGRPAGTYSGGMRRRLDLAAALVCAPPLVLLDEPTTGLDPESRFDTWEAVGELVAGGTTILLTTQYLEEADRLADRITVIDRGRVVAEGTSDELKAAAGNRLVVCVAEDHQLDAAARAAARATGTTPTVDRAARRVEAPAADGRAALGRALAALEGEEIDVLEIGLSRCTLDDVFLGLTSRTRREAA, from the coding sequence GTGAAGCCAGGTGAGGTCATGGGCCTCCTGGGCCCGAATGGAGCCGGTAAAACCACTCTGGTAAAGATTTTGACGACGCTCCTCAAGCCGGACTCCGGGCGCACTTTCGTGAATGGCTGGGATGTGGCGACAGAACCAGAAAAAGTACGCTCCACCATCGGAATGGCCGGCCAGTACTCGACGGTCGACAGCTTGCTGACCGGCTTCGAGAACCTTTATCTGATCGCGAAACTGCGCGGCCTGGGCCGCCCCGCGGCCCGCCGCGTCGCCGACGACCTGCTGTCCCGGTTCCGGCTCACCGATGTCGCGGGGCGCCCTGCCGGCACCTACTCGGGCGGTATGCGCCGACGGCTGGATCTGGCCGCCGCCCTCGTCTGTGCCCCTCCCCTGGTCCTCCTGGACGAGCCCACCACCGGCCTCGACCCCGAGAGCAGGTTCGACACGTGGGAGGCGGTCGGTGAACTGGTCGCCGGCGGCACCACGATCCTGCTGACGACCCAGTACCTGGAGGAGGCGGACCGTCTCGCCGACCGGATCACCGTGATCGACCGGGGGCGGGTGGTGGCGGAGGGCACCAGCGACGAACTGAAGGCAGCCGCCGGAAACCGGCTCGTCGTGTGTGTCGCCGAGGACCACCAACTCGACGCGGCGGCTCGTGCCGCCGCGCGGGCCACCGGTACGACACCGACGGTGGACCGCGCCGCCCGGCGCGTGGAGGCGCCCGCCGCCGACGGCCGTGCCGCACTGGGCCGCGCCCTCGCGGCGCTGGAGGGCGAGGAGATCGACGTACTGGAGATCGGGCTCAGCCGCTGCACGCTCGACGACGTGTTCCTCGGCCTGACCAGCCGCACCCGGCGGGAGGCGGCGTGA
- a CDS encoding ABC transporter permease has product MMTTPTDVRKAGSPHRGAPATGLPSPAVPTRARRNPVLRVVAESADLALRNLLHLRRTPGLLISCLVEPVVYALLIGYVFGNSLGGTAYRSYMFAGLIAQTGAFTTTFTTVGLSRDLDQGMVDRFRTLPISRVALLLGRTTSDLTTCVVSVAVTTTCGLLMGWRPHTGPVEVAAGILLVLLFSFAMSWIGVFVALVAPNSQVAGSLGVIWLFPATFISSGFVSGATLPGPLSTVAAWNPITSLANALRRLFGNPPPPGFPIQHAWPAHHPELYTVGCSVLLIAVFTSLSTWRYRTRTSR; this is encoded by the coding sequence GTGATGACCACGCCCACCGACGTCCGCAAGGCAGGCTCCCCGCACCGGGGCGCACCTGCCACCGGTCTCCCCTCGCCCGCGGTCCCGACCCGCGCCCGGCGCAATCCCGTGCTCCGTGTCGTCGCGGAGAGCGCGGACCTCGCCCTGCGCAACCTGCTGCACCTGCGGCGCACTCCGGGACTGCTCATCTCGTGCCTGGTCGAGCCGGTGGTGTACGCCCTGCTCATCGGGTACGTCTTCGGCAACAGCCTGGGCGGCACGGCCTACCGCTCGTACATGTTCGCCGGGCTGATCGCCCAGACGGGGGCCTTCACCACCACCTTCACCACGGTCGGGCTCTCGAGGGACCTGGACCAGGGCATGGTCGACCGCTTCCGCACCCTGCCGATCTCCCGGGTGGCCCTGCTGCTCGGCCGGACGACGTCCGACCTCACCACCTGCGTGGTGAGCGTCGCCGTCACCACCACGTGCGGTCTGCTGATGGGCTGGCGCCCGCACACCGGCCCCGTCGAGGTGGCCGCCGGGATCCTGCTGGTGCTCCTGTTCTCCTTCGCGATGTCGTGGATCGGCGTCTTCGTCGCCCTGGTCGCCCCGAACTCCCAGGTGGCAGGGAGCCTCGGGGTGATCTGGCTGTTCCCGGCGACGTTCATCTCCTCCGGGTTCGTCTCCGGAGCGACCCTTCCCGGCCCGCTGTCCACCGTGGCCGCCTGGAACCCCATCACCTCGCTGGCGAACGCCCTGCGCCGGCTTTTCGGCAACCCGCCCCCGCCGGGCTTTCCCATACAGCACGCCTGGCCCGCCCATCACCCGGAGCTGTACACCGTGGGCTGCTCGGTGCTGCTCATCGCCGTCTTCACCTCCCTCTCGACATGGCGTTACCGCACGCGCACGAGCCGCTGA
- a CDS encoding LLM class F420-dependent oxidoreductase, with protein MTVPTLRLGLNLGYWVGGNDASNLPLASLAEDLGYSAVWVSEAYGSDAVTVLSWIAARTSRIDVGSAVLQIPARSPAMTAMTAATLDTLSGGRFRLGLGVSGPQVSEGWHGVGFGSPLGRTREYVDLVRRALRREPLEYEGRHFTLPLPGGPGKALTLTIRPPRERIPVYLAALGPRNLELAGEIADGWLPVFFSPAHAAKQLEPLRAGLAKSGRALDGFDIAPCVPLVTGADWRACARRVRGYAALYLGGMGGREDNHYTQLAERMGFGPQARAVQDRFLAGDYPGAMSAVPLDFLDATSLLGPRERIAERMRAFAEAGATTLNLMPVGPGLPGPDRAADAMRTAAEAAELAGVLASGPTPRNPRPRGAHDSQGDTRTHDRT; from the coding sequence ATGACCGTCCCCACCCTGCGTCTCGGCCTCAACCTCGGCTACTGGGTCGGCGGCAACGACGCGTCCAACCTCCCGCTCGCCTCCCTGGCCGAGGATCTCGGCTACTCGGCGGTGTGGGTCTCGGAGGCCTACGGGTCCGACGCCGTCACCGTGCTGTCGTGGATCGCCGCCCGCACGTCCCGCATCGACGTCGGCAGCGCGGTCCTGCAGATCCCCGCCCGCTCGCCCGCCATGACGGCGATGACCGCCGCCACCCTCGACACGCTGTCCGGCGGACGGTTCAGGCTCGGCCTCGGCGTGTCCGGTCCTCAGGTCTCGGAGGGCTGGCACGGCGTCGGATTCGGCTCACCGCTGGGCCGTACCCGCGAATACGTCGACCTGGTGCGCCGTGCGCTGCGCCGGGAACCCCTGGAGTACGAAGGCAGGCACTTCACGCTTCCGCTGCCGGGCGGCCCCGGCAAGGCGCTCACCCTGACCATCCGGCCGCCGCGCGAGCGGATCCCGGTCTACCTCGCCGCCCTCGGCCCGAGGAACCTGGAACTGGCCGGGGAGATCGCCGACGGCTGGCTGCCGGTGTTCTTCTCACCCGCCCACGCCGCCAAGCAGCTCGAACCCCTGCGGGCCGGCCTCGCGAAGTCCGGGCGCGCCCTCGACGGGTTCGACATCGCCCCCTGCGTGCCCCTGGTGACCGGCGCCGACTGGCGGGCCTGTGCCCGGCGGGTACGGGGATATGCCGCGCTGTACCTCGGCGGCATGGGCGGCCGGGAGGACAACCACTACACCCAGCTGGCCGAGCGCATGGGCTTCGGCCCCCAGGCCCGTGCCGTCCAGGACAGGTTCCTGGCCGGTGACTACCCGGGCGCCATGTCCGCCGTACCGCTCGACTTCCTCGACGCCACCTCGCTGCTCGGGCCGCGGGAGCGGATCGCCGAGCGGATGAGGGCGTTCGCCGAGGCCGGCGCCACCACGCTCAACCTCATGCCGGTCGGCCCCGGGCTGCCCGGCCCGGACCGCGCCGCCGACGCGATGCGCACCGCCGCCGAGGCCGCGGAGCTCGCGGGCGTGCTCGCCTCCGGTCCCACCCCGCGCAATCCCCGCCCACGAGGCGCGCACGACTCGCAAGGAGACACCCGCACCCATGACCGCACCTGA
- a CDS encoding thioesterase II family protein, with protein MTAPDTTKLICLPYAGAGASFYRPWVALAGDALEIMALQLPGRERLIDEEPYRDAHQAVDGLLAQLRDRLAEDGGRVALFGHSLGAVLAYELAHRLVDEPGVELVHLFVSGSPEPARGRERRATGLSDEDFLARVGEFAGYHHPALDDPEMREMILPALRADVEMHENYVPGTDLPLNVPLTVVRGEDDDLVGYDDAESWSKVAGRDFEHVEVPGGHMYLTDAASTLVRLIVSTVL; from the coding sequence ATGACCGCACCTGACACGACAAAGCTGATCTGCCTTCCGTACGCCGGGGCGGGCGCCTCGTTCTACCGTCCCTGGGTCGCCCTGGCGGGGGACGCGCTGGAGATCATGGCGCTGCAACTGCCGGGCCGGGAACGGCTGATCGACGAGGAGCCGTACCGGGACGCGCACCAGGCCGTCGACGGGCTGCTGGCGCAACTGCGGGACAGGCTCGCCGAGGACGGCGGCCGGGTGGCCCTCTTCGGGCACAGCCTCGGCGCGGTGCTCGCCTACGAACTCGCCCACCGGCTGGTCGACGAACCCGGCGTCGAACTCGTCCATCTGTTCGTCAGCGGATCGCCGGAACCCGCCCGGGGGCGCGAGCGACGGGCCACCGGCCTGTCGGACGAGGACTTCCTCGCCCGCGTCGGCGAGTTCGCGGGCTACCACCATCCCGCGCTGGACGACCCGGAGATGCGGGAGATGATCCTGCCCGCCCTGCGCGCGGACGTCGAGATGCACGAGAACTACGTGCCCGGCACCGATCTCCCGCTGAACGTGCCCCTCACGGTCGTGCGCGGCGAGGACGACGACCTGGTCGGCTACGACGACGCGGAGTCCTGGAGCAAGGTGGCCGGCCGCGACTTCGAACATGTCGAGGTTCCCGGCGGCCACATGTATCTGACCGACGCCGCCTCCACGCTGGTCCGGCTGATCGTCTCGACGGTGCTGTAG
- a CDS encoding SDR family oxidoreductase, translating to MRLHGKSVLVTGAARGLGRAIAVACAAEGADLVLLDICADLPGVPYPLGTPGQLEHTAALCRETGAAVLTAEADIRDLLAVRQAVTRAEDRFGRIDVAVNNAGIAAPSGTPVHEISEDEWSLMIDVDLSGAWRVIREVGKAMSTRRGGSIVNIASTAGLVGYRHFAGYVAAKHAVIGLTKAAALDYAPTKVRVNAICPGSVRDDTGAEGRMLAEIARALDVPVHEHEKTFVEAQPMNALIEPEDVAAAVVFLASDESRQITGSVLTVDGGFSTR from the coding sequence ATGCGTCTGCACGGAAAGTCGGTCCTGGTCACCGGCGCCGCCCGCGGACTCGGCCGGGCCATCGCGGTCGCCTGTGCGGCCGAGGGCGCCGACCTCGTCCTGCTGGACATCTGCGCCGACCTGCCCGGCGTGCCCTACCCGCTGGGCACGCCGGGCCAGTTGGAGCACACCGCCGCGCTGTGCCGGGAGACGGGGGCCGCGGTCCTCACCGCCGAGGCCGACATCCGCGACCTGCTCGCCGTACGGCAGGCGGTGACCCGCGCCGAGGACCGGTTCGGCCGGATCGACGTCGCCGTCAACAACGCGGGCATCGCCGCGCCCTCGGGCACACCGGTGCACGAGATCAGCGAGGACGAGTGGTCCCTGATGATCGACGTGGACCTCTCCGGAGCCTGGCGGGTGATCCGCGAGGTCGGCAAGGCCATGAGCACCCGGCGCGGCGGCAGCATCGTCAACATCGCCTCCACCGCCGGACTCGTCGGCTACCGGCACTTCGCCGGATACGTCGCCGCCAAGCACGCCGTCATCGGTCTCACCAAGGCCGCCGCGCTCGACTACGCGCCGACGAAGGTACGCGTGAACGCCATCTGCCCGGGCTCCGTGCGCGACGACACGGGCGCCGAGGGCCGGATGCTCGCCGAGATCGCCAGAGCACTGGACGTACCCGTCCACGAGCACGAGAAGACCTTCGTCGAGGCCCAGCCCATGAACGCCCTCATCGAACCCGAGGACGTCGCCGCCGCGGTCGTCTTCCTCGCCTCGGACGAGTCCCGGCAGATCACCGGCTCGGTCCTGACCGTGGACGGCGGCTTCAGCACCCGCTGA
- a CDS encoding non-ribosomal peptide synthetase, whose translation MSGPLLPAARCHAVRVRLDRSPDSAAPEGLWTEDVPVPAADALAERRRAAELARPADGPRGVLLRYADGPCDLILVAPRDRWDRRALARLAAGESVEANTRRPVPEASSFAPAPAWGLGHDGPTVPHLFSLDEGGDEASWLAALAVTLRRYDPETSPVIGTDHGSFTVREAPTLGELKPTATDGPALVGLLFDEAELPGVYVPCLAPPFALTLSVFKDADGWRLRCDHVGGHVSTEIAAQFTRHLVRVHRHVLRSPRTAVDDIDLLDEAERDRVAALGRPPRRLVTTAMSVPEAFTRIVAAAPDRIAVAEGGAGLTYRELDDRAARLARGLREHGVTAGDRVGVCLERTAELVVTLLAVLKAGATYVPVDPAYPADRLAHTARDAGLGVVITRLPEFPEVTGCVPMTPDELLDTAPEPGDAPVPPATVTPDTAAYVIYTSGSTGRPKGVEVPHRNVIALIDATRDEYGLGEADVWTWFHSSAFDFSVWEIWGCLLTGGRLVVVPYFVSREPDRFRDLLVSEKVTVLSQTPSAFAQLLDVDHTEVGVRLVVFGGEPLDARMLLPWFDRHPESVCRTVNMFGITETTVHVTEQTLTRRLALAGTRSVGRALPGWHLYVLDAAGRLLPPGVAGEIHVGGAGVALGYLGRPDLTAQRFVPDPVTGGIMYRSGDLGRLRPDGCLEHLGRIDSQVKIRGFRIELDEIRSVLLEDPDVRTAAVVVRRVDPADAATARIDAYVVLSGGDPGTVRKRAAGILPDHMLPTTVTSLDALPLTPNGKLDPERLPAPAAPAAPRPPARDTGPVTDDVDLTERLREIWSEVLGVPVGLDDDFFELGGNSLFAVRIGAALRARGLPSLRLKELYRRPTIRETVSGLATSGG comes from the coding sequence GTGTCAGGCCCTCTCCTCCCCGCGGCACGCTGCCACGCGGTGCGCGTGCGCTTGGACCGTTCCCCGGACTCGGCGGCCCCTGAGGGGCTGTGGACGGAGGACGTACCCGTGCCGGCGGCGGACGCGCTCGCCGAGCGGCGCCGCGCCGCCGAACTCGCCCGCCCCGCCGACGGACCGCGCGGAGTCCTGCTGCGCTACGCCGACGGCCCGTGCGACCTGATCCTCGTGGCCCCGCGCGACCGGTGGGACCGCAGGGCCCTCGCACGTCTGGCGGCCGGCGAGTCCGTCGAAGCGAACACCCGGCGACCCGTCCCCGAGGCATCCTCGTTCGCTCCCGCCCCCGCCTGGGGGCTCGGCCACGACGGCCCCACCGTCCCTCACCTCTTCTCCCTGGACGAAGGGGGCGACGAGGCGAGCTGGCTCGCGGCCCTCGCCGTCACCCTGCGCCGCTACGACCCCGAGACCTCGCCGGTCATCGGCACGGACCACGGCTCCTTCACCGTGCGGGAAGCCCCCACGCTCGGTGAGCTGAAGCCCACGGCCACGGACGGGCCCGCGCTCGTCGGCCTGCTCTTCGACGAGGCGGAGCTGCCCGGCGTGTACGTGCCCTGTCTGGCACCGCCGTTCGCGCTCACCCTGTCGGTCTTCAAGGACGCCGACGGCTGGCGGCTGCGCTGCGACCACGTCGGCGGACACGTCTCCACGGAGATCGCCGCACAGTTCACCCGGCACCTGGTGCGAGTGCACCGGCATGTCCTGCGTTCTCCCCGGACCGCGGTCGACGACATCGATCTGCTGGACGAGGCCGAACGCGACCGCGTGGCGGCACTCGGTCGCCCGCCCCGCCGTCTGGTCACCACGGCGATGAGCGTGCCCGAGGCGTTCACACGGATCGTGGCGGCGGCTCCGGACCGCATCGCCGTCGCCGAGGGCGGCGCCGGCCTGACCTACCGCGAACTCGACGACCGTGCCGCTCGGTTGGCACGGGGCCTGCGCGAGCACGGTGTCACGGCCGGCGACCGGGTGGGCGTGTGCCTGGAGCGCACCGCCGAACTCGTCGTCACCCTCCTCGCCGTGCTGAAGGCCGGCGCGACCTACGTGCCCGTCGACCCCGCCTACCCGGCGGACCGGCTCGCCCACACGGCACGGGACGCGGGACTGGGCGTGGTGATCACCCGCCTGCCGGAGTTCCCGGAGGTGACAGGTTGCGTGCCGATGACACCGGACGAGCTGCTCGACACGGCGCCGGAGCCCGGCGACGCCCCGGTCCCGCCGGCCACCGTCACACCGGACACCGCCGCCTACGTCATCTACACCTCCGGCTCCACCGGCCGCCCCAAGGGCGTCGAGGTGCCGCACCGCAACGTGATCGCCCTGATCGACGCGACCCGCGACGAGTACGGGCTCGGCGAAGCGGACGTATGGACCTGGTTCCACTCCAGTGCCTTCGACTTCTCGGTATGGGAGATCTGGGGCTGCCTGCTGACCGGCGGACGGCTGGTCGTGGTGCCGTACTTCGTCTCCCGGGAACCCGACCGTTTCCGCGATCTGCTGGTGTCCGAGAAGGTCACCGTGCTGAGCCAGACCCCGTCGGCCTTCGCCCAGCTGCTGGACGTGGACCACACCGAGGTCGGGGTCCGGTTGGTCGTGTTCGGCGGCGAACCACTCGACGCGCGCATGCTGCTGCCCTGGTTCGACCGGCACCCCGAGTCGGTGTGCCGGACGGTGAACATGTTCGGCATCACCGAGACCACCGTCCACGTCACCGAGCAGACCCTCACCCGGCGACTGGCGCTCGCCGGCACCCGGTCCGTGGGACGCGCCCTGCCCGGCTGGCACCTCTACGTGCTGGACGCGGCCGGACGCCTGCTGCCGCCCGGAGTGGCGGGCGAGATCCACGTCGGCGGCGCCGGAGTCGCGCTCGGCTACCTGGGCCGGCCGGACCTGACCGCGCAGCGGTTCGTACCCGACCCGGTCACCGGCGGCATCATGTACCGCAGCGGCGATCTGGGACGCCTCCGCCCGGACGGCTGCCTCGAACACCTCGGGCGCATCGACAGCCAGGTGAAGATCCGCGGCTTCCGCATCGAGCTGGACGAGATCCGCTCGGTCCTGCTGGAGGACCCGGACGTGCGGACGGCGGCCGTCGTGGTGCGCCGCGTCGACCCGGCCGATGCCGCCACCGCCCGGATCGACGCCTACGTGGTCCTCTCCGGCGGCGACCCCGGCACAGTCCGCAAGCGGGCAGCCGGCATCCTCCCCGACCACATGCTCCCCACCACGGTCACCTCCTTGGACGCGCTCCCGCTGACGCCCAACGGAAAGCTCGACCCGGAACGGCTCCCCGCACCCGCCGCGCCCGCCGCGCCCCGCCCGCCGGCGCGGGACACCGGGCCCGTCACCGACGACGTCGACCTCACCGAGCGGCTGCGGGAGATCTGGAGCGAGGTCCTGGGCGTGCCGGTCGGCCTGGACGACGACTTCTTCGAGCTGGGCGGCAACTCCCTGTTCGCCGTCCGCATAGGTGCGGCCCTGCGCGCGCGGGGCCTGCCGTCGCTGCGGCTGAAGGAGCTGTACCGCCGTCCGACCATCCGGGAAACCGTCAGCGGCCTCGCGACCTCGGGCGGCTGA